One window of Enterobacter sp. RHBSTW-00175 genomic DNA carries:
- a CDS encoding GrxA family glutaredoxin: protein MFAVIFGRPGCPYCVRAKELAEKLTEERDDFNFRYVDIHAEGISKADLEKTVGKPVETVPQIFLDQKHIGGCTDFEAYAKENLGLFAAQ, encoded by the coding sequence ATGTTTGCAGTAATTTTTGGTCGTCCAGGATGCCCTTACTGTGTGCGCGCTAAAGAACTGGCAGAAAAACTGACCGAAGAGCGTGATGACTTTAACTTCCGTTATGTCGATATCCATGCGGAAGGGATCAGCAAAGCCGATCTGGAAAAAACCGTAGGTAAACCGGTTGAAACCGTACCGCAGATTTTCCTCGATCAGAAACACATTGGCGGCTGCACTGATTTCGAAGCTTACGCCAAAGAAAACCTGGGCCTGTTTGCCGCCCAGTAA
- a CDS encoding YbjN domain-containing protein has translation MDLQVVPTLDTLRQWLDDAGITYFECDSCQALHLPHMQNFDGVFDAKIDLINDVILFSALAEVKPSALLALASDLSAINASSLTVKAFLDIQDDNLPKLVVCQSLFSGAGVSFKQFSWFMRLSEEQISMVMLEASAHHLLFSSEEESENDDASPNFLH, from the coding sequence ATGGATTTACAGGTCGTTCCTACACTGGATACGTTACGTCAATGGCTTGATGATGCGGGTATCACGTACTTTGAGTGCGATTCCTGCCAGGCACTGCATCTGCCGCATATGCAAAATTTCGACGGCGTGTTCGATGCCAAAATCGATCTGATCAACGACGTGATTCTTTTCTCGGCCCTTGCTGAAGTTAAACCTTCTGCGCTGCTGGCGCTGGCTTCCGATCTTTCGGCGATCAATGCCAGTTCTTTGACGGTGAAAGCATTTCTCGATATTCAGGATGATAATCTGCCAAAACTGGTTGTTTGCCAGTCTTTATTCTCCGGGGCAGGGGTGTCCTTCAAGCAATTTTCCTGGTTTATGCGCCTGAGCGAAGAGCAGATCTCTATGGTCATGCTGGAAGCCAGCGCACATCATCTGCTCTTTAGTAGTGAAGAGGAATCAGAGAATGATGATGCATCTCCCAATTTTCTCCACTAG
- the nfsA gene encoding nitroreductase NfsA, whose amino-acid sequence MTPTIDLLRSHRSIRHFTDEPITQAQREAILDSARGTSSSSFLQCSTIIRITDAQLREQLVTLTGGQKHVAQAAEFWIFCADFNRHLQICPEAELGLAEQLLLGVVDTALMAQNALTAAESLGLGGVYIGGLRNNIEAVTELLHLPKHVLPLFGLCLGWPADNPDVKPRLPAAMIMHENRYQPVDQELLAQYDEELAHYYMTRGSNTRRDTWSDHIRRTIIKENRPFILDYLHKQGWATR is encoded by the coding sequence ATGACGCCAACGATTGACCTGCTGCGTTCCCACCGCTCAATTCGCCATTTCACTGATGAACCCATTACCCAGGCGCAGCGCGAGGCGATTCTCGACAGTGCAAGAGGCACCTCAAGCTCCAGTTTTTTGCAGTGCTCCACCATTATCCGCATCACCGATGCACAACTGCGTGAGCAACTGGTCACGCTGACGGGCGGGCAGAAGCACGTCGCCCAGGCGGCTGAATTCTGGATCTTCTGCGCTGATTTCAACCGCCACCTGCAAATCTGCCCGGAGGCCGAACTGGGTCTTGCCGAACAACTGTTGCTGGGCGTGGTGGATACTGCGCTGATGGCGCAAAACGCGCTGACGGCGGCTGAGTCTTTAGGGCTTGGCGGCGTGTACATCGGCGGCCTGCGCAATAACATTGAGGCCGTCACTGAACTGCTACATCTGCCAAAACATGTGTTACCGCTGTTTGGCCTGTGCCTTGGCTGGCCTGCTGATAACCCGGATGTGAAGCCACGCTTGCCTGCGGCCATGATCATGCATGAAAACCGCTACCAGCCTGTCGATCAGGAATTACTGGCACAATACGACGAAGAGCTGGCGCACTACTACATGACGCGCGGCAGCAATACGCGTCGTGATACCTGGAGCGACCATATTCGCCGCACGATCATCAAAGAAAACCGCCCGTTTATTCTCGATTATTTGCATAAACAGGGTTGGGCGACGCGCTAG
- the rimK gene encoding 30S ribosomal protein S6--L-glutamate ligase, producing MKIAILSRDGTLYSCKRLREAASMRGHQVEILDPLSCYMNIDPAASSIHYKGRQLPLFDAVIPRIGSQITYYGTAALRQFEMLGSYPLNESVAISRARDKLRSLQLLARQGIDLPVTGIAHSPDDTSDLIDMVGGAPLVIKLVEGTQGIGVVLAETRQAAESVIDAFRGLNAHILVQEYIEEAKGCDVRCLVVGDEVVAAIERQAKNGDFRSNLHRGGVARVANISEREREIAVKAAQTLGLDVAGVDILRASRGPLVMEVNASPGLEGIEKTTGIDIAGKMIAWIERHATPGYCLKTGG from the coding sequence GTGAAAATTGCCATTTTGTCCCGGGATGGAACGCTCTATTCATGCAAACGTCTGCGAGAAGCAGCGTCAATGCGCGGCCATCAGGTTGAAATCCTCGATCCGCTGTCCTGTTATATGAACATCGATCCGGCGGCGTCGTCCATTCACTATAAAGGCCGCCAGCTCCCGCTTTTCGATGCAGTGATACCGCGCATTGGATCTCAGATTACCTATTACGGCACCGCTGCGCTTCGCCAGTTCGAAATGCTCGGCAGCTACCCGCTTAACGAATCCGTCGCGATTTCCCGCGCCCGCGATAAGTTGCGTTCTCTGCAACTGCTGGCCCGCCAGGGCATCGATCTGCCCGTTACCGGGATTGCCCACTCGCCGGACGATACCAGCGACCTGATCGACATGGTGGGCGGCGCGCCGCTGGTGATCAAGCTGGTGGAAGGTACCCAGGGTATTGGCGTGGTATTGGCCGAAACGCGGCAGGCGGCGGAAAGCGTGATTGATGCGTTTCGCGGCCTCAATGCGCATATTCTGGTGCAGGAATATATTGAAGAAGCCAAAGGTTGCGACGTCCGCTGTCTGGTGGTTGGCGATGAAGTGGTTGCGGCCATCGAGCGCCAGGCGAAAAACGGGGACTTCCGTTCAAACCTGCACCGTGGTGGCGTGGCGCGGGTTGCCAACATCAGCGAACGTGAACGTGAAATCGCCGTTAAAGCGGCGCAGACGTTAGGCCTGGACGTAGCCGGTGTCGATATTCTGCGTGCCTCACGCGGCCCGCTGGTGATGGAAGTGAATGCATCCCCCGGGCTGGAAGGCATTGAGAAAACCACTGGCATTGATATCGCCGGGAAAATGATCGCCTGGATCGAACGCCACGCGACCCCTGGGTATTGCCTGAAAACGGGCGGTTAA
- a CDS encoding inner membrane protein YbjM — protein MNIKRNWAGVISCFLLFTVVCLSLAFNVKGAFRASGHPELGLLFFTLPGAAASFLSRRGEVVKPLLGAMLAAPLCLLLMRLLFVTTRSFWQELAWLLSGVFWCALGALCFLFVRSLMRQRRHHK, from the coding sequence TTGAACATTAAACGAAACTGGGCGGGCGTGATCAGCTGTTTTTTGCTCTTCACGGTGGTTTGCCTGTCTTTGGCCTTTAATGTGAAAGGGGCATTCAGGGCCTCAGGCCATCCGGAACTGGGTTTGCTCTTCTTCACCCTTCCGGGGGCGGCGGCCAGTTTTCTCTCTCGCCGGGGAGAGGTGGTCAAGCCGTTGTTGGGGGCAATGCTGGCCGCACCGTTATGCCTGTTACTGATGCGTCTGCTGTTTGTCACGACAAGAAGCTTCTGGCAGGAGCTGGCCTGGTTACTGAGCGGGGTTTTCTGGTGTGCGTTGGGCGCGCTGTGTTTCTTATTTGTTCGCAGCCTGATGCGCCAGCGGCGTCACCACAAATAA